The following are from one region of the Anaeropeptidivorans aminofermentans genome:
- a CDS encoding 3-methyl-2-oxobutanoate dehydrogenase subunit VorB, with translation MEKRFMKGNEAIAEAAVMAGCRYFFGYPITPQNEIPEYMSWRLPEVGGSFVQAESEIAAINMVYGAGGAGARVMTSSSGPGISLKAEGISYIAGANIPCVIVNIMRAGPGLGGIQPSQSDYFQATKGGGHGDYHCLVYAPSTIQQAVDFTQIAFDKADEYRIPVMVLGDGMIGQMMEPVEIKEVEPAKTDKSWAAVGWSDKTRPRAVINSLSLDPGKLEKMNEHLQEKYKIISEKEVLYDTFNTEDCDILVVAYGSTARIARSAISENELKDKKAGLFCPLTVWPYPTKALQEAAKGKKAVLVVEMSAGQMVEDVRLALGDTVPVHFYGRMGGIVPTSEEIFAEIKKLGEVL, from the coding sequence TTGGAAAAACGCTTTATGAAAGGCAATGAGGCAATAGCAGAGGCTGCGGTAATGGCCGGATGCCGTTATTTTTTCGGTTATCCCATTACGCCGCAGAATGAAATTCCGGAATATATGTCATGGAGGCTTCCGGAAGTAGGCGGAAGCTTTGTACAGGCTGAAAGTGAAATAGCGGCAATCAATATGGTTTACGGAGCAGGCGGAGCAGGCGCAAGGGTTATGACAAGCTCATCAGGTCCGGGAATATCTCTTAAAGCAGAAGGTATTTCTTATATTGCAGGAGCCAATATTCCCTGCGTAATTGTAAATATAATGAGGGCAGGTCCAGGGCTTGGCGGAATACAGCCTTCCCAGAGCGACTATTTTCAGGCAACCAAAGGAGGCGGCCACGGAGATTACCACTGTCTTGTATATGCTCCTTCAACAATACAGCAGGCGGTGGATTTTACCCAGATAGCTTTTGATAAGGCCGATGAATACAGGATTCCCGTAATGGTTTTAGGCGACGGTATGATAGGCCAGATGATGGAGCCTGTAGAAATAAAAGAAGTAGAGCCTGCAAAGACAGATAAAAGCTGGGCAGCTGTAGGCTGGAGCGATAAAACCAGGCCAAGAGCCGTTATAAACTCTCTTTCTCTCGACCCGGGCAAGCTTGAAAAAATGAATGAGCATTTACAGGAAAAATATAAAATTATATCTGAAAAAGAAGTTTTATACGATACCTTTAACACAGAAGATTGCGACATATTAGTTGTTGCATACGGAAGTACGGCAAGAATAGCCCGTTCGGCAATAAGCGAAAACGAGCTGAAGGATAAAAAGGCAGGTCTTTTCTGCCCCCTTACAGTTTGGCCCTATCCTACGAAAGCGCTCCAGGAAGCCGCAAAAGGCAAAAAGGCAGTTTTAGTAGTGGAAATGAGCGCAGGCCAGATGGTTGAAGACGTTCGCCTTGCTTTGGGAGACACAGTTCCCGTGCATTTCTATGGCAGAATGGGCGGTATTGTGCCTACCTCGGAGGAGATATTTGCTGAAATAAAGAAATTAGGGGAGGTGCTATAA
- a CDS encoding 4Fe-4S binding protein — protein MAHIVIDENKCKGCSLCVNFCPKKILEIDKHKVNSKGYNPTSCTDASQCIGCAFCATVCPDMVIEVFR, from the coding sequence GTGGCTCACATAGTCATAGATGAAAACAAGTGCAAGGGTTGCAGCTTATGTGTTAATTTCTGCCCTAAAAAGATACTTGAAATTGATAAGCACAAGGTTAACTCAAAAGGATATAATCCGACAAGCTGTACAGATGCTTCTCAATGCATTGGATGCGCATTCTGCGCTACGGTTTGTCCAGACATGGTTATTGAGGTTTTTAGATAG
- a CDS encoding bifunctional enoyl-CoA hydratase/phosphate acetyltransferase, whose product MVNNFEEMCALALQYSNNTIAVAAAEDIEVLSAVENARKRGLSEAILVGDEEKIREIALKNNIEIHNFKIINENDKAESCRLAVKQVSDGNANILMKGLVDTAVFLKAVLAKEAGLRTENLLSHVSMFSVKNYHKIIFVTDPAITLLPDIEQKKSIVENAVYVARKFGIEEPYVAPICAIEKFNPKMQATVDAKALSEMNAAGDIKNCYISGPVSLDIALSKKAGDHKGYTDKIAGNADILLMPNIESGNILHKAIVYLSEGQCAGAVVGAKCPIVMTSRADSDISKIYAIAAAVLISN is encoded by the coding sequence ATGGTTAATAACTTTGAGGAAATGTGTGCGCTTGCCCTTCAATATTCCAATAATACCATAGCTGTGGCGGCGGCCGAGGATATAGAGGTTCTTTCGGCAGTTGAAAACGCAAGGAAAAGAGGCCTTTCCGAAGCAATTCTTGTAGGCGATGAAGAAAAAATAAGAGAAATTGCTTTAAAAAACAATATAGAGATTCATAATTTTAAGATAATAAACGAAAATGACAAGGCGGAAAGCTGCCGGTTAGCAGTTAAGCAGGTTTCCGATGGAAATGCCAATATACTTATGAAAGGCCTTGTGGATACTGCGGTATTTTTAAAAGCGGTTCTTGCTAAGGAGGCAGGCTTAAGGACGGAAAACCTCCTTTCACACGTAAGTATGTTTTCCGTTAAAAACTACCATAAAATTATTTTTGTAACAGACCCTGCCATAACATTGCTTCCAGATATTGAGCAGAAAAAAAGCATTGTGGAAAACGCAGTATACGTTGCGAGAAAATTTGGTATTGAAGAGCCTTATGTTGCTCCCATTTGTGCAATAGAAAAATTTAATCCTAAAATGCAGGCTACGGTAGATGCAAAGGCTCTTTCTGAAATGAATGCAGCAGGAGATATCAAAAACTGTTACATATCAGGGCCTGTTTCTCTTGATATTGCCCTTTCAAAGAAGGCCGGTGACCATAAGGGTTATACCGATAAAATAGCGGGAAACGCAGATATTCTTTTAATGCCTAATATTGAGTCGGGTAATATTCTTCATAAGGCCATTGTTTATCTTTCGGAAGGACAATGTGCAGGGGCTGTGGTAGGCGCAAAATGCCCCATTGTGATGACAAGCAGGGCAGATTCTGATATATCTAAAATTTATGCTATCGCTGCTGCCGTATTAATATCAAATTAA
- a CDS encoding branched-chain amino acid aminotransferase: MDKYGIEFIEIAEKKEKPQSDKMAFGKHFTDHMFVMEYEKDKGWHSPKIIPNEPILIDPAAMVFHYGQAVFEGLKAYRTEDNRILLFRPEKNFNRLNVSDERMCIPYIDVDLAVHALKELVKVDSEWVPDAPNTSLYIRPFVIATEAALGVHPSHNFKFMIIMSPVGPYYAVKGLEPVQIFVEDEYVRAVRGGIGFTKSSANYAISLKGQQKAIERGFAQVLWLDGIERKYIEEVGTMNVFFKINGELVTPELSGSILPGVTRDSVIALAKSWGMTVTERKISIDELFEAHEKGILEEAFGSGTAAVISPVGKFVMGDKEIIINNGKTGEFSQKVYDTLTGIQYGRIKDEFGWTVEVK, encoded by the coding sequence ATGGATAAGTACGGTATAGAATTCATCGAGATAGCAGAGAAAAAAGAGAAGCCTCAAAGTGACAAAATGGCTTTCGGTAAGCATTTTACCGACCACATGTTTGTGATGGAGTATGAAAAGGATAAAGGCTGGCACAGCCCTAAAATTATTCCCAACGAGCCTATCCTTATAGACCCTGCGGCGATGGTTTTCCACTATGGCCAGGCAGTTTTCGAAGGTCTTAAAGCTTACAGAACAGAAGATAACCGTATCCTTCTTTTCAGACCGGAAAAAAACTTCAACAGGCTTAATGTCTCTGACGAGAGAATGTGCATCCCTTATATTGATGTGGATTTGGCTGTTCACGCTTTAAAAGAGCTTGTAAAAGTTGATTCTGAATGGGTTCCTGATGCGCCGAATACTTCTCTTTACATACGCCCCTTTGTTATAGCTACGGAAGCGGCCTTAGGCGTGCATCCTTCTCATAATTTTAAATTTATGATCATTATGTCTCCTGTGGGGCCTTATTATGCGGTGAAAGGCCTTGAACCGGTTCAAATTTTTGTTGAAGACGAATATGTAAGAGCCGTAAGAGGCGGCATCGGCTTTACAAAATCTTCCGCCAACTACGCCATTAGTCTTAAGGGCCAGCAAAAGGCCATAGAAAGAGGCTTTGCTCAGGTTTTATGGCTTGACGGAATAGAAAGAAAATACATTGAAGAAGTTGGAACAATGAATGTATTCTTCAAAATTAACGGCGAGCTTGTAACCCCTGAATTAAGCGGAAGCATCTTGCCCGGCGTTACAAGAGATTCTGTTATCGCCCTTGCAAAAAGCTGGGGAATGACAGTTACTGAAAGAAAAATCTCCATAGATGAATTATTTGAAGCCCATGAAAAAGGCATTCTCGAAGAAGCCTTCGGCTCAGGTACAGCTGCCGTTATTTCACCCGTTGGAAAATTCGTTATGGGAGATAAGGAAATTATCATCAATAACGGAAAAACAGGAGAGTTTTCTCAAAAGGTTTACGATACCCTTACTGGCATTCAATACGGAAGAATAAAAGATGAATTCGGATGGACGGTAGAAGTTAAGTAA
- the buk gene encoding butyrate kinase: MNKEYKMLIINPGSTSTKIAIYENTYLLFEKKISHKVEELKSYENIVDQLEFRKDLIIKALDESGIAVHELDAVIGRGGLMMPVKSGVYKVSPYMLTILESAEYGEHASNLGAFLAYEIANGIDKPSYIADPVVVDELQDIARLSGIPQIERKSIFHALNHKAVGRRAANAVGKPYEDCNFIIAHLGGGISVAAHRKGECIDVNNALGGEGPYSPERAGGLPVFSIIDMCFSGEYTCSQIKKLLVGQGGLSAYLGTNDGMEISKMIESGDKKAEQVFFGMGYQVAKEIGAISAVLHGEVDAVCLTGGLAHNKDLVEYIEKMVKHLGTVMVFPGEDEMLALAESGLRVLSNKEEAKIIQGGQFLWISTV, translated from the coding sequence TTGAATAAAGAATATAAAATGCTCATCATAAATCCCGGTTCTACTTCTACAAAAATAGCAATTTATGAAAATACATATTTGCTTTTTGAAAAGAAAATAAGCCATAAGGTAGAAGAGCTTAAGTCTTATGAAAACATAGTAGACCAGCTTGAATTTAGAAAAGACCTGATTATAAAGGCTTTAGACGAATCCGGCATAGCCGTTCATGAGCTTGACGCCGTAATAGGCAGAGGCGGTCTTATGATGCCTGTTAAATCGGGAGTTTATAAGGTGAGTCCTTATATGCTAACCATATTAGAATCAGCCGAATACGGCGAACATGCTTCAAATTTAGGGGCTTTTTTGGCTTATGAAATAGCTAATGGCATAGATAAGCCTTCCTACATAGCAGACCCTGTAGTTGTAGATGAGCTTCAGGATATAGCCAGGCTTTCAGGCATTCCCCAAATAGAAAGGAAAAGTATTTTCCATGCTCTTAACCATAAAGCCGTAGGCAGAAGGGCAGCGAATGCAGTCGGTAAGCCTTATGAAGACTGTAATTTTATTATAGCTCACTTAGGGGGAGGAATTTCCGTTGCTGCCCACAGAAAAGGCGAATGTATAGACGTAAATAATGCCTTGGGCGGAGAAGGGCCTTATTCCCCGGAAAGAGCAGGGGGTCTTCCCGTATTCAGCATTATTGATATGTGTTTCAGCGGTGAATATACCTGCAGCCAGATAAAGAAGCTTTTAGTAGGCCAAGGGGGCTTAAGCGCATATTTAGGAACAAACGACGGCATGGAAATATCTAAAATGATTGAGTCCGGCGACAAGAAGGCAGAACAGGTATTTTTTGGTATGGGCTATCAGGTTGCAAAGGAAATAGGCGCAATCTCTGCGGTTTTGCACGGCGAAGTAGATGCGGTTTGCTTAACCGGCGGCCTTGCCCATAATAAAGATTTGGTTGAGTATATTGAAAAGATGGTTAAGCATTTAGGAACCGTTATGGTTTTTCCAGGGGAAGATGAAATGCTTGCCCTTGCGGAAAGTGGTTTAAGAGTTCTTTCAAATAAAGAGGAAGCGAAAATTATTCAAGGAGGGCAATTTTTATGGATAAGTACGGTATAG
- a CDS encoding GntR family transcriptional regulator, which yields MYTELKKRIITNIYLPGEVLSENSIAAEFNVSRTPVREALKALQNEKWITIIPKIGIQVSTIEMNELKKSFNVRKALETLVITTIMDIDIPKETMDKLEYLSQKCNSPETSSAEAIEIDVEFHETLWKLCDNDILLRYLQELHYYEQRWWYYMKNANPNLKEVGDMGSLIRLCKCIKERDLDNALNVLYMHLEYYIDQLRNAFF from the coding sequence ATTTATACTGAGCTTAAAAAGCGTATTATCACAAATATATATTTACCCGGGGAAGTTTTGAGCGAAAATAGCATAGCAGCTGAATTTAACGTAAGCCGTACCCCTGTTCGGGAGGCGTTAAAGGCCCTTCAAAATGAAAAATGGATAACCATTATTCCTAAAATAGGGATTCAGGTTTCTACTATAGAGATGAATGAGCTTAAAAAAAGCTTTAATGTTCGAAAGGCATTGGAAACCCTTGTCATTACTACCATTATGGATATTGATATTCCAAAGGAAACTATGGATAAGCTTGAATATCTATCGCAAAAATGCAATTCTCCCGAAACATCAAGTGCAGAAGCAATAGAAATTGACGTGGAATTCCATGAAACCCTATGGAAGCTCTGCGATAACGATATACTGCTGCGATACCTTCAGGAGCTTCATTATTATGAGCAAAGATGGTGGTATTATATGAAAAATGCAAATCCTAATCTTAAAGAGGTGGGGGATATGGGTTCTCTTATCAGACTTTGCAAATGTATAAAGGAAAGGGATTTAGATAATGCTTTAAATGTGCTGTATATGCATCTTGAATATTACATTGACCAGCTTCGAAACGCATTTTTTTAA
- a CDS encoding LysR family transcriptional regulator, whose product MTMEHLAYILEINRYRSINRASKTLFISQPTLSSILKNIENEIGYRIFDRTTTGIIPTEQGKKFIESAEKMFNEYKRMKLVPDINYESENLSISASSSSMFSNAFFSYKKDHPVNFSSRDIYREEVLDQNFQDVITRRCRMGLTYFSRYDLEIYRNYAVNNNLELKVLKEGLPIKIAVYKDHPLAKRDKVDFDELIQYPFVTYDDLDFEKNLGAVGVDSEGSDIQFISSRASYYDAIRLCGYIAFSFDFAPDEAERLECVCLNLDNVDDDYVVVYFTCDDYILNEREKHFIEYLKNYMDKNFSYNK is encoded by the coding sequence ATGACAATGGAACATTTAGCATATATTCTTGAAATAAACAGATATAGGTCCATTAACAGGGCATCTAAAACGTTGTTTATTTCTCAGCCGACCTTAAGCAGCATATTAAAAAATATTGAAAATGAAATCGGCTATCGGATATTTGACAGAACAACAACCGGCATTATTCCCACGGAGCAGGGAAAGAAATTTATTGAATCGGCTGAAAAAATGTTTAACGAATATAAAAGAATGAAGCTTGTTCCTGATATTAACTACGAAAGTGAAAATCTTTCTATATCTGCATCGTCTTCTTCTATGTTTTCCAATGCCTTTTTTAGTTATAAAAAGGACCATCCTGTGAATTTTTCTTCAAGGGATATTTACAGAGAGGAAGTTCTTGACCAAAACTTTCAAGACGTTATAACGAGAAGATGCAGAATGGGTCTCACATACTTTTCCAGATATGATTTGGAAATATACAGAAATTATGCAGTTAATAATAATCTTGAATTAAAGGTTTTAAAAGAGGGGCTTCCTATAAAGATTGCCGTATATAAGGACCACCCTCTGGCTAAAAGAGATAAGGTGGATTTTGACGAGCTTATTCAATATCCTTTTGTAACTTATGATGATTTGGATTTTGAAAAAAACCTTGGGGCTGTAGGGGTAGATTCGGAAGGAAGCGATATACAGTTTATTTCAAGCCGCGCAAGCTATTACGATGCCATAAGATTATGCGGCTATATTGCTTTTTCCTTCGATTTTGCTCCTGATGAGGCAGAAAGGCTTGAATGCGTATGCCTAAATCTTGATAATGTTGATGATGATTATGTGGTTGTATATTTTACATGCGATGATTATATTTTAAATGAAAGAGAAAAGCATTTTATTGAATATCTTAAAAACTATATGGACAAGAATTTTTCGTATAATAAATAG
- a CDS encoding peptide ABC transporter substrate-binding protein, whose amino-acid sequence MKRNKLLALSLTALMAISALSGCGGNGAEAPAPSEVAPSEAAPSAEAPADKAPETPSDAIDEVQYFNDYLNSEPATLDPGKAADEYANGILNNIMEKLTVYQVNADGEAEISPAGAESWDISPDNTVYTFKLRENYWQDGQKVTAQDYEYGIKRSIDPATGSPNSYLLTPIKNAEAVMAGEMGVDELGVKAIDENTLEITLGAPTPYFLSLTYQNNMSPVRKDIIEAQGDKFGSEADTILSNGPFVLSSWTHNSELNLVRNDKFWNKDNIKLEKVNIKILDDDNARHNSFDNGSIDAVATTIEEWVDRFDKKDGTYRIDYTLTSNYYSFFNTQDELFKNANIRKAFIVALDRDMFNEVLFSGYSEPAYGWVPKGVAVDATEYRSVAEEPLKKLIEENPDPKALLLKGMEELGLGDDPSTLKVVWSLGGTSQRMRTMGEFFQQILKQNLGVNLEIELNDWPMFQSKIVSGDFQIGYMSWGAEYNDPYSMLSLLISTSNAINTGWVNEEYDKLMAQASVEMYDAKRIELYQEAENLMLYEEGVVNPVIYPKRISYAYDYVKNMADRPLLTQGYRNLYTQGRP is encoded by the coding sequence ATGAAAAGAAACAAATTGTTAGCATTAAGCCTCACAGCACTGATGGCGATTTCCGCCCTTTCAGGCTGCGGCGGCAATGGAGCGGAAGCGCCTGCACCTTCTGAAGTTGCTCCTTCTGAAGCTGCTCCTTCAGCAGAGGCTCCTGCGGATAAGGCTCCCGAAACACCCTCGGACGCAATCGACGAAGTTCAGTACTTCAACGATTATCTTAATTCAGAGCCTGCTACTCTTGACCCGGGCAAAGCCGCGGATGAATATGCAAACGGCATCTTAAACAACATCATGGAAAAGCTTACAGTGTATCAGGTAAATGCTGACGGGGAAGCTGAAATTTCTCCTGCCGGCGCTGAAAGCTGGGATATTTCTCCTGACAATACTGTTTATACTTTTAAATTAAGAGAAAACTACTGGCAAGACGGCCAGAAGGTTACTGCACAGGATTACGAATACGGTATTAAAAGATCGATAGATCCTGCAACAGGTTCTCCAAACTCTTACCTTTTAACACCGATTAAAAATGCAGAGGCTGTTATGGCAGGCGAAATGGGCGTTGATGAGCTTGGGGTAAAAGCAATTGACGAAAACACTCTTGAAATTACTCTTGGGGCGCCTACACCTTATTTCTTAAGCCTTACTTATCAGAACAATATGTCCCCTGTTCGTAAAGATATTATCGAAGCACAGGGCGATAAATTTGGTTCAGAAGCTGATACAATTCTTTCAAACGGACCTTTTGTACTTTCAAGCTGGACTCATAACTCCGAGCTTAATTTAGTTAGAAACGACAAGTTCTGGAACAAAGACAATATTAAGCTTGAAAAAGTAAACATTAAAATTCTTGACGATGACAATGCCCGTCACAACTCTTTTGATAACGGCTCTATTGACGCTGTTGCTACAACAATCGAAGAATGGGTAGACAGATTCGACAAGAAAGACGGAACATACAGAATAGACTATACCTTAACCTCTAACTATTATTCTTTCTTTAACACACAGGACGAATTATTTAAAAATGCCAACATCAGAAAAGCGTTTATCGTAGCATTAGACAGAGATATGTTTAATGAAGTTCTTTTCAGCGGTTATTCAGAGCCTGCCTACGGCTGGGTTCCAAAGGGTGTTGCTGTTGACGCCACAGAATACAGAAGCGTTGCAGAAGAGCCTTTAAAGAAGCTTATTGAAGAAAATCCCGACCCTAAAGCACTTCTCTTAAAGGGTATGGAAGAGCTTGGCTTAGGCGACGATCCTTCAACACTTAAAGTAGTATGGAGCCTTGGCGGAACAAGCCAGAGAATGAGAACCATGGGTGAATTCTTCCAGCAGATATTAAAGCAGAACCTTGGCGTAAACCTTGAAATAGAACTTAACGATTGGCCAATGTTCCAGTCTAAAATCGTATCAGGAGATTTCCAGATCGGCTACATGAGCTGGGGCGCAGAATATAACGATCCTTATTCAATGTTAAGCCTTCTTATCAGCACATCAAACGCTATTAACACAGGATGGGTTAACGAAGAATATGATAAATTAATGGCTCAGGCTTCCGTGGAAATGTATGACGCAAAACGTATTGAATTATATCAGGAAGCTGAAAACCTTATGCTTTACGAAGAAGGCGTTGTAAATCCTGTTATTTATCCAAAACGTATTTCTTACGCATATGATTATGTTAAAAACATGGCTGACAGACCTCTCCTTACACAAGGTTACAGAAATCTTTATACTCAGGGCAGACCATAA
- a CDS encoding ABC transporter permease has translation MLKYIIKRIFYMLITLFIIITATFFMIHSIPGDPLSYLAKNLPQQTMENYYKKYGLDKSKPEQYAIFMKNLAKGDLGESLRYPGRSITDTVATNSVVSGKTGGAALFIGFVVGVSLGIIAALNRNRWPDYIVMFVAIVGTTIPVFVMCALLQYALTVKIPVLPTTGWGKASHMVLPVIALSFGVIATYARYMKSSVLEVNNQDYILTAQAKGVSSFRIVTDHIIKNAILPCVTMLGPRIAGIFTGSFVVEKIFAIPGLGFYYVNSINDRDYSMILGITVFYAALFVIVQLLVDILYVFIDPRIRITD, from the coding sequence ATGTTAAAGTATATAATAAAAAGAATATTTTATATGCTTATAACCTTATTTATTATCATTACAGCTACATTTTTTATGATTCACAGTATTCCCGGGGACCCGCTTTCATACCTTGCAAAGAACCTTCCCCAGCAGACAATGGAAAACTACTATAAAAAATACGGCTTAGATAAATCAAAGCCGGAACAATACGCAATCTTTATGAAAAATCTTGCAAAAGGCGATTTGGGAGAATCCTTAAGATATCCCGGCAGAAGCATCACAGATACTGTTGCAACAAACTCCGTCGTATCCGGTAAAACCGGAGGCGCCGCTCTTTTCATCGGCTTTGTTGTGGGGGTAAGCCTTGGTATCATAGCAGCCCTTAACAGAAATCGGTGGCCCGACTATATCGTTATGTTTGTGGCCATTGTAGGAACCACCATCCCTGTTTTTGTCATGTGCGCCTTGCTTCAATATGCCCTTACGGTAAAAATTCCTGTTCTTCCTACCACCGGCTGGGGAAAAGCTTCCCATATGGTGCTTCCTGTAATCGCATTGTCCTTCGGTGTAATTGCTACTTATGCAAGATACATGAAATCAAGCGTTCTTGAAGTAAATAATCAGGATTATATTCTTACTGCTCAGGCAAAAGGCGTAAGCAGCTTTAGAATTGTAACGGACCACATCATAAAGAATGCAATTCTTCCTTGTGTTACGATGCTTGGGCCAAGAATTGCCGGTATCTTTACAGGAAGCTTCGTAGTAGAAAAAATATTTGCCATCCCCGGATTAGGCTTCTACTATGTAAACAGCATAAACGACAGAGATTATTCCATGATTTTAGGCATAACGGTTTTCTATGCGGCTTTATTTGTTATTGTACAGCTTTTAGTTGATATTCTCTATGTATTTATTGATCCGAGAATAAGAATTACAGACTAA
- a CDS encoding ABC transporter permease: protein MENISSDKFEIIGIDKSAMELKGRPPVNYWQDAWRRYKENKIALVALFVLLVLIIMMIIGPALSGYSFEQMDALNKNKPPSIEHWFGTDELGRDIFARVWIAGRVSIIIGLFGAFISSFVGTIYGGISAYFGGKVDTIMMRIVEILMSIPYLIIVILIMVITDSKSLGTLIVALTITGWCNIARMVRGQILQLKSNEFVMAAEALGVSPFKIITRHLIPNTLGIIIVAITFDIPGYIFSEAFLSYIGLGIQPPNTSWGALASAAQQKFMFYPYQLFFPALLIALTMLSFTLIGDGLRDALDPKLRK, encoded by the coding sequence ATGGAAAATATATCTTCGGATAAATTTGAGATTATAGGCATAGATAAGTCTGCAATGGAGCTGAAGGGTCGTCCGCCGGTAAACTACTGGCAGGATGCATGGAGAAGATATAAGGAAAATAAAATTGCTCTTGTTGCGCTTTTTGTGCTTTTAGTTCTTATTATAATGATGATTATAGGCCCTGCCTTAAGCGGCTATTCCTTTGAACAGATGGATGCTTTGAATAAAAACAAGCCCCCAAGCATTGAACACTGGTTCGGTACCGACGAGCTTGGCCGGGATATTTTCGCAAGAGTATGGATTGCCGGCCGTGTCAGCATTATCATCGGTCTTTTCGGCGCTTTTATATCCAGCTTTGTTGGAACAATATACGGCGGTATTTCCGCTTATTTCGGGGGAAAAGTAGATACCATTATGATGCGTATCGTTGAAATACTCATGAGTATCCCCTATCTTATCATCGTTATTTTAATCATGGTTATTACAGATTCAAAGAGTCTCGGTACGCTGATTGTCGCCCTTACGATTACAGGCTGGTGTAATATTGCCCGTATGGTAAGAGGACAGATTCTTCAGCTGAAAAGCAATGAATTTGTTATGGCGGCAGAGGCCCTTGGGGTAAGCCCCTTTAAAATTATTACACGCCATCTTATACCAAATACCCTCGGTATCATTATCGTTGCCATTACTTTTGATATACCAGGCTACATCTTCTCCGAAGCCTTTTTAAGCTATATAGGCTTAGGTATTCAGCCGCCCAACACAAGCTGGGGTGCTCTCGCCTCCGCCGCACAGCAGAAGTTTATGTTCTATCCGTATCAATTGTTCTTCCCTGCGCTTCTCATCGCTCTTACCATGCTTAGCTTTACGCTGATAGGCGATGGCCTCAGGGACGCTCTGGACCCTAAACTTAGAAAGTAG
- a CDS encoding ABC transporter ATP-binding protein gives MDKILEVNNLHVSFNTYAGEVKAVRGVSFHLEKKETLAFVGESGCGKSVTAKSILRLLNPSVAEIKKGSEIKYSGKDVLAMNKKELNSFRGQEISMIFQDPMTSLNPTMTVGKQIMESLKIHRNLNEADAKKEAIRILELVKIPDAAKRVDSYPHELSGGMRQRVMIAIALSCDPNVLIADEPTTALDVTIQAQILHLIHELKENLGTAVILVTHDLGVVANYADRIQVMYAGQIMERGSTPEIFQNAKHPYTWALLKSIPKLAKNTKEKLYTLLGTPPDLVLPLKGCPFAARCEYCMKICKEEPPAEVSLSDTHKVSCWLMHPGAPKVKGFYEDEVLR, from the coding sequence ATGGATAAAATATTAGAAGTTAATAATTTACACGTTTCTTTTAATACTTATGCAGGGGAAGTAAAAGCAGTAAGAGGCGTAAGCTTTCACCTTGAAAAGAAGGAAACCCTTGCCTTCGTAGGGGAATCCGGCTGCGGTAAAAGCGTTACGGCAAAGTCTATCCTTAGGCTTCTGAATCCAAGTGTTGCTGAAATCAAAAAAGGCTCTGAAATCAAATACAGCGGCAAAGACGTTCTTGCCATGAATAAAAAAGAGCTGAATTCCTTTAGAGGTCAAGAAATAAGCATGATTTTTCAGGACCCTATGACAAGCTTGAACCCTACGATGACTGTAGGCAAGCAAATCATGGAAAGCCTTAAAATACACAGAAATTTAAACGAAGCAGACGCTAAAAAAGAAGCCATCAGAATCCTTGAACTTGTAAAAATCCCCGATGCAGCAAAGAGAGTTGACAGCTATCCTCATGAGCTTTCCGGCGGTATGCGCCAAAGAGTTATGATTGCCATTGCCCTTTCCTGCGATCCCAATGTTTTAATTGCAGACGAGCCTACAACAGCCCTTGACGTTACAATACAGGCGCAGATTCTGCATCTTATTCACGAGCTTAAGGAAAATTTAGGTACGGCCGTTATCCTTGTTACTCATGACTTGGGGGTAGTAGCAAACTATGCCGACCGTATTCAGGTAATGTATGCCGGGCAAATTATGGAAAGAGGAAGCACTCCTGAAATATTCCAGAATGCTAAGCATCCTTATACATGGGCTTTATTAAAAAGCATACCGAAACTTGCTAAAAACACCAAGGAAAAGCTTTACACCCTCCTTGGCACACCTCCCGACTTGGTTTTACCTTTAAAGGGCTGTCCCTTTGCCGCAAGGTGCGAATACTGCATGAAAATCTGCAAAGAAGAACCCCCTGCCGAAGTCTCCTTATCCGATACTCATAAGGTAAGCTGCTGGCTGATGCACCCCGGTGCGCCGAAGGTCAAAGGATTTTACGAAGATGAGGTGTTAAGATGA